The Prochlorococcus sp. MIT 1300 genome has a window encoding:
- a CDS encoding lysophospholipid acyltransferase family protein, translating into MVTTQDLVLRNFFRQRLVLGKEHLPSAGPVLLAPTHRARWDGLMLPMAAGRRVTGRDCRFMVTRTEMKGIQGWFLHRLGCFPVDQARPSLATLRYAIDLMVDGQQLVVFPEGKINRTGKAIRLKQGLARLAQLAHGKGVDVQVVPVGIGYSEAVPKPFGRAAICFEEPLMVSSTGRNAANNFNDKLALSMHAAEQAALSAVGRLSNSL; encoded by the coding sequence ATGGTGACTACGCAGGATTTGGTTTTGCGTAATTTCTTTAGGCAAAGACTTGTTCTAGGAAAGGAACATTTGCCATCTGCAGGGCCTGTTCTGCTTGCTCCAACTCATCGAGCTAGATGGGATGGACTTATGTTGCCAATGGCTGCTGGAAGAAGGGTCACAGGAAGGGACTGTAGGTTCATGGTCACTAGAACTGAGATGAAAGGTATTCAAGGTTGGTTCCTTCATAGGCTTGGATGCTTCCCTGTAGATCAGGCTCGGCCTTCCTTAGCCACATTGAGATATGCCATTGATTTAATGGTTGATGGTCAGCAACTTGTGGTTTTCCCTGAAGGCAAAATTAATCGAACTGGTAAGGCTATTCGGCTTAAACAGGGGCTTGCTCGTTTAGCACAGTTGGCTCATGGAAAGGGTGTTGATGTTCAAGTAGTGCCAGTTGGGATTGGATATAGCGAAGCAGTTCCTAAGCCTTTTGGACGTGCCGCAATTTGTTTCGAAGAGCCATTAATGGTTTCTAGCACCGGTAGAAATGCTGCAAACAACTTTAATGACAAGTTGGCTTTGAGTATGCATGCAGCTGAACAAGCTGCCCTTAGCGCAGTTGGTCGACTTTCTAATTCACTCTAA
- a CDS encoding pyridoxine 5'-phosphate synthase, translating to MAKLGVNIDHIASVRQARRTVEPDPVNLAFIAELGGADSITVHLREDRRHIQDRDVRLLRKTIRTQLNLEMAPTDEMVNIALNVCPDMVTLVPERREEITTEGGLDIIVNQIYIKEVISKLQDESIPVSLFVDPSYDQIQASADTGADFVELHTGCYAEASTKERVKQLSLIKEATAISQSLGLGVNAGHGLTYQNVSAIAEIRGIQELNIGHTIIARSLAVGLKEAVQEMKALISGKGSNYIRNHRNNHSKEPC from the coding sequence ATGGCAAAACTCGGGGTAAATATCGACCATATCGCGAGTGTGCGCCAAGCAAGGCGTACCGTTGAGCCTGATCCTGTCAATTTGGCGTTTATTGCCGAACTTGGAGGGGCTGACAGCATCACTGTTCACCTCAGAGAAGATCGACGACATATACAAGACCGTGATGTGCGACTACTTAGGAAAACAATTCGAACGCAATTAAACCTAGAGATGGCCCCTACAGACGAAATGGTGAATATTGCTCTTAATGTTTGCCCTGATATGGTAACTCTAGTGCCAGAAAGAAGAGAAGAAATAACAACCGAAGGGGGATTAGATATTATTGTAAACCAAATTTATATCAAGGAAGTGATTTCTAAGTTGCAAGATGAATCAATACCAGTAAGTTTATTTGTAGATCCTAGTTATGATCAAATTCAAGCTTCAGCAGATACTGGAGCTGATTTTGTTGAGTTGCATACAGGTTGTTATGCAGAAGCTTCCACCAAAGAAAGAGTCAAACAACTCTCCTTGATAAAAGAAGCAACGGCAATATCTCAATCATTAGGTTTAGGAGTAAACGCAGGGCATGGTCTTACATACCAAAATGTTTCCGCAATAGCAGAAATCAGAGGTATACAGGAATTAAATATTGGCCACACAATTATTGCAAGGTCCTTAGCCGTCGGCCTTAAAGAAGCAGTGCAAGAAATGAAAGCCTTAATAAGTGGTAAAGGGAGCAACTACATCAGGAATCATCGAAACAATCATTCAAAAGAACCTTGTTAA
- a CDS encoding exodeoxyribonuclease V subunit gamma — protein sequence MLKVYRSNRAEWLAQLLSEKLRLEPPGIFEKVEIVVNTWPTSRWLGEQISITNGINALVRFPFPGTYLKQLVKIILNEDLDIEDPWKGNRLVWEVIDLLPNLLETDQGRSLREWSKQQTYKEGLLNRSKWQLANSIANLFDDYVLYRPELLMNWSRHNKNPKPRNLTSSFLWQPVLYQMLEEKIETDPFGVKVKKAIQKLKEGKVPHAKLPKNIRLFGISSLAPIQIELIQAISGYTNVEIYLLTPCPNLWQRHPIGSREFSQKLGVINDLRPEGLEKKFGRMASEFQQLLEGSGENQLGAYEEKDLFAAPISMATEKGRLPTLLEQQQQQLVIENEVQEIKTNSKDSSLLFMSCPGDIRQIQLIRDQILQWFAGDATLQPKDVLIMTPKINNYAPLISSVFNDTSATGIKIPWRITDRSQQESPGVIKGFIEILELAEGRLTATSLKSLISNPSILEKYRLTRIDVNELNNCLQKTGFRWGLDRKERKGDETHSLKWCLDRWLLGLVLPPTLGASADETAPFSEGVTINQLAKWWNLISNITKTIELLRINRYANEWIEVLQNLIEDLFDDSDSWAWEKQCLLTEIENWREVSTNCKLKIGASTVADILSREISLQTGRFGHRSGALTISELEPMRAIPHRVIVLMGLDAGLFPRYRERPGFDLLNQKWELGDPRSNDQDRYILLEALISARQHLLITWNSRNEKTGEVKPLSTPIQQWLKKLENELEPESFENIYKRPDPNPLSRKNFLSQNGCFPISCDRRNLEARKLIDKGISTKPIAIAIPLKWDSNFRIKSNQKISYEQLKNWLIAPQRIWLDTMQLRPREWVDRVEDLEALELNELQRQSLLREKLDQLTKNQSSIDESIEINEFNNDWEYLYQGRGILPPKSAAKLESERLNERWYGLFKSIKEIGSFNVKELLVENDMRKFIFAGDHMIIVQLGKYNAKGIMQGWLNHLYLCRNEEHTKTTILLSRSLSKNKSNDYTRSATWKPVDSNEAAKQIESLKSLTYQGTTTCWPIPPESGWALCRGKIDSTEKGEKLFRQTWEGNFKLKGEKAKPEMELCFGTNYDASEILSNQYFNEAYCSLYEPLSKALLR from the coding sequence TTGTTAAAGGTTTATCGCAGCAACCGAGCAGAATGGTTGGCTCAATTACTTTCTGAAAAACTACGTCTAGAACCTCCTGGGATTTTTGAGAAAGTAGAAATAGTCGTGAATACTTGGCCTACAAGTCGTTGGTTAGGGGAACAGATCTCAATTACAAATGGGATAAATGCATTAGTAAGATTTCCCTTTCCAGGTACATATTTAAAACAACTAGTCAAAATAATCCTTAATGAAGATCTAGATATTGAAGACCCGTGGAAAGGCAACCGATTGGTTTGGGAAGTTATAGATCTTCTACCAAACCTACTAGAAACTGATCAAGGTAGATCCCTTCGCGAATGGTCTAAGCAACAGACTTATAAAGAGGGTTTATTGAATAGATCTAAATGGCAATTAGCAAATAGTATTGCAAATCTTTTTGATGACTATGTTCTATATCGTCCTGAACTATTAATGAACTGGTCTAGACATAATAAAAATCCAAAACCAAGAAATCTTACATCGAGTTTCCTTTGGCAGCCGGTTCTCTATCAAATGCTTGAAGAGAAAATAGAAACTGATCCATTCGGAGTAAAAGTCAAAAAGGCAATTCAAAAACTTAAAGAAGGCAAAGTTCCACACGCAAAGCTTCCAAAGAATATACGACTATTTGGGATTAGCAGCCTTGCTCCGATTCAAATAGAACTTATTCAAGCAATTTCTGGCTACACAAATGTCGAGATATATCTACTCACACCTTGCCCCAACCTGTGGCAAAGACATCCAATTGGAAGCCGGGAATTCAGTCAAAAACTAGGAGTTATTAACGACTTGCGTCCAGAAGGTCTCGAAAAGAAATTCGGACGGATGGCATCAGAGTTTCAACAGTTATTAGAAGGTAGTGGAGAAAACCAGCTAGGGGCTTATGAAGAGAAGGATCTATTCGCCGCTCCTATTAGTATGGCAACAGAAAAAGGAAGGCTGCCAACGTTATTAGAGCAACAACAGCAGCAATTAGTCATCGAAAATGAAGTCCAAGAAATTAAAACTAATTCCAAGGATAGTTCCTTGTTATTCATGTCTTGCCCAGGAGATATTAGACAAATTCAATTAATAAGGGATCAAATCCTGCAATGGTTTGCAGGAGACGCAACATTACAGCCTAAAGATGTATTAATAATGACACCTAAGATCAATAATTATGCACCACTAATATCCTCAGTATTTAATGACACATCAGCAACGGGTATAAAAATTCCATGGCGCATTACTGACCGTAGTCAACAAGAGTCTCCTGGAGTCATCAAAGGATTCATAGAGATACTTGAATTAGCTGAAGGACGACTTACTGCCACATCGCTAAAATCACTTATAAGCAATCCGTCAATATTAGAAAAATATAGACTAACGAGGATAGATGTAAACGAATTAAACAACTGTCTACAAAAAACAGGTTTTCGCTGGGGACTCGATAGAAAAGAGAGGAAGGGAGATGAAACACATAGTCTTAAATGGTGTTTAGATAGATGGCTTCTTGGCTTAGTACTACCACCAACCCTAGGAGCATCAGCTGATGAAACAGCTCCATTCTCAGAAGGGGTCACAATTAATCAACTAGCCAAATGGTGGAATCTCATATCAAACATTACCAAGACTATCGAGCTACTAAGAATCAACAGGTACGCCAATGAATGGATCGAAGTTCTACAAAATCTTATTGAAGACTTATTTGATGATTCGGATTCCTGGGCTTGGGAGAAACAATGTCTTCTTACTGAAATTGAAAACTGGAGAGAAGTATCAACAAATTGTAAGTTAAAGATTGGAGCATCAACAGTAGCAGATATTTTAAGTAGAGAAATCTCCTTACAGACAGGAAGGTTTGGTCACAGAAGTGGTGCTTTAACTATTAGTGAGTTAGAGCCAATGAGAGCAATCCCTCATAGAGTTATCGTTTTAATGGGACTAGATGCAGGGTTATTCCCAAGGTACAGAGAGCGACCTGGCTTTGACTTATTAAATCAAAAATGGGAATTAGGGGATCCAAGGAGTAATGACCAAGATCGCTATATTCTCTTAGAAGCACTCATTTCAGCCAGACAACACCTACTTATAACCTGGAATAGTAGAAATGAAAAAACAGGTGAGGTCAAACCCTTATCGACACCAATTCAACAATGGCTGAAAAAGTTGGAGAATGAACTTGAGCCAGAATCTTTTGAAAATATATACAAGCGGCCTGACCCTAATCCACTAAGTCGAAAGAATTTTCTTTCTCAAAATGGGTGTTTTCCAATTAGTTGTGATCGAAGAAATCTGGAAGCACGAAAGTTGATTGATAAAGGAATTAGCACAAAACCAATTGCAATTGCGATACCTTTAAAATGGGACTCAAATTTTAGAATCAAAAGTAATCAAAAGATTTCATATGAACAATTAAAAAATTGGCTAATAGCTCCACAACGAATTTGGCTAGATACGATGCAATTAAGACCCAGAGAATGGGTGGACAGGGTAGAAGACTTAGAGGCTCTAGAATTAAATGAATTACAAAGACAAAGTCTATTAAGAGAGAAGTTAGACCAACTGACAAAGAACCAATCATCGATTGATGAGTCAATAGAAATCAATGAATTTAATAATGACTGGGAGTACCTCTATCAAGGCCGGGGAATACTACCGCCAAAATCTGCTGCGAAACTAGAGTCGGAAAGATTAAATGAACGTTGGTATGGCTTATTCAAATCAATTAAAGAGATAGGTTCATTTAATGTTAAGGAGCTTCTAGTCGAAAATGATATGAGGAAATTCATTTTTGCAGGAGATCACATGATAATAGTTCAACTAGGGAAATATAATGCGAAGGGGATAATGCAAGGATGGTTAAATCATCTCTATCTTTGCAGAAATGAAGAACATACAAAAACTACAATCTTATTATCAAGAAGTTTATCTAAAAACAAATCTAATGATTATACAAGATCTGCCACTTGGAAACCGGTAGACTCTAATGAAGCTGCAAAGCAGATTGAAAGCTTGAAATCTCTAACATATCAAGGAACAACAACTTGTTGGCCAATACCGCCTGAAAGTGGATGGGCACTTTGCAGAGGTAAAATAGATTCAACAGAGAAAGGTGAAAAGCTCTTTCGTCAAACATGGGAAGGCAACTTTAAGCTAAAGGGTGAAAAGGCCAAGCCAGAAATGGAACTTTGCTTCGGAACCAACTACGATGCTTCAGAAATCTTAAGTAATCAATATTTCAATGAGGCATATTGCTCTCTTTACGAACCTTTGTCAAAAGCATTGCTTAGATAA
- a CDS encoding isoprenylcysteine carboxylmethyltransferase family protein: MNHNELKNALSGWGFSWSGLIYNKQGEWWLICQLLLIGAHLIPLLMHQHIPIRNWPIYLSLVGSIIFFLGILLAIRALSSLGESLSPLPDPKQNAKLVTNRAYRLCRHPLYQSILISSIGVSLGTGSPIHLVLFCLLCIVLKGKAKREEEKLSKLHGHYEDYKKDTPAIIPLVPFLDWRH, from the coding sequence GTGAACCATAACGAACTCAAGAATGCACTCTCTGGCTGGGGTTTTAGCTGGAGTGGATTAATTTACAACAAGCAGGGTGAATGGTGGTTAATTTGTCAATTATTGCTAATTGGAGCACATCTAATCCCACTTTTAATGCATCAACACATTCCGATAAGAAATTGGCCCATTTATTTAAGCCTTGTAGGATCAATAATTTTTTTTCTTGGCATCTTATTAGCTATAAGAGCCTTATCAAGCCTAGGTGAAAGCCTCTCACCACTCCCAGATCCAAAACAAAATGCCAAGCTTGTTACCAACAGAGCATATAGGCTGTGTCGGCATCCTTTATATCAGTCGATATTAATAAGCTCAATAGGTGTTTCTCTAGGAACTGGAAGTCCTATCCATCTAGTACTTTTTTGTCTTCTCTGCATAGTGCTTAAAGGCAAAGCAAAAAGAGAGGAAGAGAAGCTAAGTAAACTACATGGTCATTATGAAGATTACAAAAAAGATACACCCGCAATAATTCCACTAGTTCCTTTTTTGGACTGGCGTCATTAA